The genome window TTTGTGCATGTTTATTTACGCTCAAATGGATAGCTCACTTATTCAATATTTATCACGTGCACAAGTTCCCAATTTATTAGAGCTAATTTCATCGATGATTTTCACCAATGCGTTAGTGATTATATCGACTCAGTTTATTTTACTCAAACTAATGTCTGGTTTGACCTTGACCGCGCGGATACAAATCGGATTAGTACTATTGATGTTTTCGCAAATTTGGTTGTCAGTTAATCCGCTGGAGCTGTTTTGGGGCTGGATTGGTGCAATTATAGTAATGAGTTTAGCTGAAGCAATACTGTTTCCAACAATGAATGTACATATTGATCGTTTAGCTCCGGATCACTTGCGTGGTGCGTATTTTGGTGCGTCTTCTTTTTATGACTTTGGCTTTGCTTTAGCACCTTTAGGAGGAGGTATTATTCTCGATCACCTAGGCGGTCCTTGGTTATTTATGATCAGCGCTAGCCTATGTCTACTGGTAATCTACTTATATGCAATTTTAGATAAATTACCAAGACCAAGTTTTGAACGTTTAAAAGCCGATAGTTAAAAAGTAGAAACGAGGTACTAGAGACGAGAAACGAAGAGCTGAACGTGCCCATCTTTCGGTAAAGTGAACAAAGACAGGATGAAATCTATAAGGCTTATAGGTTTCATCCTATTGTTTTTAATGGCTAATGTTTTGTTGAGGAGTACAGGCTATTGCTTGAACAATTAGCCAAAGCCCTAAACTCTTTAAGTAAGGCTTTACCTTCGTCGCTACTTTCCATTATATTTTCACCAGCCGCCCAAGACTGCATATCAGGGTAAACATCGACAAACATAAAACCTTCTTGATTGCCGACTCTTGGTGCTAAGTCGTAACTGTTAATACCGCCGCCTTTAACATTAGCATTCATGAACTTAACCCACTTATCATTTAATGCACCAGCGTCTTTCATGGTTTTGCCGTCATTTAATTTACACTGCCAAACATCAACAATAGTGGTGTCTGCAAAACTGTATGAACTAAATAAAATAAATAAACTGGCGATTAATTTAATTGTATTTTTCATTATTATTTCCTCGATTTAATTATCCAAAGAAAACGAGGGAATATTTACCCAAGACGGCATTTCTATAAAGCACAACGTGGATAATTATTGTACAGCTATGCAGATAATACAAATTCAGACATTGTTTTATGCTGTTATTGGTTATTACAGCCACTGTGTGATCATCCATTCATCTACTAATGAAGGAAGTTGTTACATAACTTCAATGACAATTAATAAATTTATCGTCAACAAAATACACTATTCGTAAAAAAACACACTTATTTTGATTTTTTTTAAATCTGAATAAAAGTAATGCTGACAGAAACTTACAATTAATTAACGGCTGAACGTTGTGAAAATTCAAATTTAACTGTTGATTTTTTAATCTTTAAGTGTTTATATTCTATAAAAGTCACCAAGATGTATGCGTGGTGCTACTTAATAACACTCTGCAGGTGTACGTTATAAGTTTTTGGACAGGTTGCTGATTTGTCCATGTTTATGAAAAGTTGCTATGAAGTTCAACGAGCTCTATCAATTGATGCTTAATAGCAACAGTCAATGTATCAAGAGGAAGTTAAAATGAAAGTTAATAAATCTATAATCTGTTTATCACTTGCGGCTTTGTTATCAACTACAGCTCTGGCTGGTAATAATGGCAGTGGTCCAAATGGTAAACCCTTCATTGAACTGGCAGGTCAAATCGTTGAAGTGCAGAGTGATATTAGTACGCTAGAAGATGAACATGATGCTCTGGTTGCGCAAGTCAACAAATTAGAGTTGGATTTACAGGGGCAAATTGAAGCTATCTCAGCAGAAATCACCACGTTAAAAGCAACGGATGCCAGTTTACAAGCCTCATTACAATCTAAAATTTCAGCGTTGGCAGAACAAGGTACGGCCATTGATGCATTAATTTCAGCATTAACTGAGGTTAACTCTGATTTAATCACATTAGCAAATACTGCAGAAGATAATGCCACTGCGATTGAAAGCTTAGAAACCGATAAATCGGCAATACTTGATGACATTGCTACACTTGACGGTGGTATTTCTACGGCAATGGCTGAAATTGTCGATAATGCAACGCTAATAGGCATGTTAGAAGACGATATAGCACAACTTACAGAGAATAAGCAAAATGATGTGCAGGGTAGTTGCCCTGAAGGAACTAGTGTTGTTAACGTTAGCGATGATGGCTCATTAGTTTGTGGTGATATTAATAGTGGCGGAACCATTAAGACATTAACAGTAATTAGTGCCGAAAGAGACTACAACAACAGTGTTGAAAAGATTAAGACCTGCGTAGTACCAAGCCCAAGTGGCGGCTGCCTTGAATTCACCACAGAAACTAATTATAACCTGGCAGCAGGACCGGTTTTTGCAGAATGTCCAGAAGGTTATGTGGTAACTGGCGGCGGGCTCCAAATTAGAAGTGCAATAGAAAAGCTTCAAGCTTTCAAACAAAAACCTCAGCTTAAAAAGGGCCTTTGGAACTGGGTGGTATTCTTTAAAAACCATGCCAGAAGCAATACAAAGAATACCTTCGCCAGTGCTGTTGCTCAGTGTTCGTTAATTGAATAACTATACTCCACGAATAGAGCTTACAAAATAACGTAGAGATCGAAAGAGTATTAGCAAACAGATAAGCATATGAATGGATAAATGCTCACAACGATCCTTTTAATTCCGTGTTCAACTTACTGAACACGGATTTTTTTATTCAGGCTGCGATATCTTATTATTACTATCAAGCTATCAGGCATAAAAAATGCCAATCAGCTTAACTGACTGGCATTAATTTGTAGAGCTTTAAACTGACTATTTAGCCTTGATAAACTCTAACACGTCTGCAATTTTAAGCGTTGATTTGTCGCCTGAAATACGGCTTTTGTATTCAACTTCGGCGTTGTCCAAATTACGTTCTCCAACAATAATACTATGCGGAATACCAATAAGCTCCATGTCTTTAAACATAACACCTGGACGCTCTTTACGATCGTCAATCATTACTTCAATGCCCGCTGCTTTTAAGTCACTGTAAAGTTGCTCTGCGGTTTCATGAACACGGTGAGATTTGTGCATGTTCATTGGAATGATCACAACTTTAAAAGGCGCAATGGCTTCTGGCCAAATAATACCGTTTGCATCATTATTTTGCTCAATTGCAGCGGCAACAATGCGAGACACGCCAATACCGTAACAACCCATAGTTAAAGTTTGGTTTTTACCTTGGTCATTTAATACTGCTGCGCCCATAGCTTTGGCATATTTTTCACCTAATTGAAAAATATGACCAACTTCAATGCCGCGTTTAATTTCAATGCTGCCGTTACCGCATGGGCTAGGATCGCCAGCAACCACGTTACGAATATCAGCTACGGTATAGTCTTTAATATCACGCTCAAAGTTTGTGCCGGTAAAGTGAAAACCAGTTTCATTTGCACCACAAATAAAGTCGCTTAAATGAGCTGCGCTTCTATCAACGATAACGGTAATATTTAAACCAACAGGACCAATTGATCCCGCATCACAATTAGCCGCTGCGGTAATTTGTTCTTCACTGGCAAATGCTAGTGGTGAAGCAATACCGGCAATTTTTTCAGCTTTAAGTTCATTAAGAGTATGATCGCCTCGTAAAACGAGTGCTACGATTGGCGCGGTGTCGCCTTCTTCACATTCTCCAACAACTAACAGAGTTTTAGCTACTTGATTTGCTGCTACATCAAAGAATTTACACAGTTCTTCAATAGTGTGTACATCAGGCGTAGCAACTTTGCTAATACCCATTTCAGCAGGAGCACGTTCACCAGCAGGAGCTAACGCTTCAGCTTTTTCAATGTTTGCTGCATAGTCACTGTGTGAGCTAAAAGCGATATCATCTTCACCTGATTCAGCAAGCACGTGAAATTCATGCGAAGCATCACCACCAATTGAACCCGTATCAGCAATTACTGGGCGGTAATCCAATCCTAATCGTTCAAAAATTCGACAATATGCTGCGTGCATTTCTTGATAAGTTTTATCTAAACATTCTGTTGATAAGTGGAATGAGTAGGCATCTTTCATTAAGAATTCACGACCACGCATTACACCGAAACGAGGGCGAATTTCATCACGAAACTTTGTTTGTATTTGGTACATGTTAAGCGGTAATTGCTTGTATGAGTTTAACTCGAAGCTAATTAACTTAGTGATCACTTCTTCATGAGTAGGACCTAAAACAAACGAACGATTATGTCTGTCTTTCAAGCGCGCTAATTCAGGTCCGTAATCTTCCCAACGGCCAGACTCTTCCCATAAATCTGCAGGTTGTACCAGAGGCATTAGCATCTCAATAGCACCGGCACGATCCATTTCTTCACGTACGATGTTTTCAACTTTCTTTAATACTTTTAATCCGGTTGGCAACCAAGTGTATAAACCTGAAGCCACAGGACGAATTAAACCCGCACGTAACATGTATTGATGACTGATAACTTCAGCATTTGCTGGGGTTTCTTTCAAGGTAGAAAGTAAATATTGGCTTGTGCGCATTACTGTACAATTCCGAAATAGAGAGTGATAAAAATTTTCAGTATTCTAACAGCACAAACCGCTTTGGCAAAACCGAAATTGCTGAATTAGGTGAATTAATTATGTATTAGCGATTACGTCGTATGTAGTTACGTTTAAGGCTACTATGTTTGTGACAGCGTCTGCGGGTGTTTAACCACCACATATTGTGTGTTTCATCATTGATTGATATATCGGCGGAAGAAGATTCTAGAGGAGAAATATGCTGAGCAAACTCAACACTGGTAACTAGGTAGTTATCACGTAACTGTTCATTATCAGAATTAACATCAGTCATAATTACCACTATAGAACTGGTTAAATTTTGTACAATGATAAATGTATTTAAATCAGAATTCAAATTTAATTAATACGCTGATGTTTGGTTAGATTAAACATCAGCGTAAAAATAGCTTAAGCGCTTTCTTGTTGTTGCTTAACTTTTGCTTTCTTATCTTGACGGCGTTGTTCAATTGTTTTGGTTACTTCACTGCCGATGTGGCTTTCACCGCGGGCTTTGGCTAAATTCATTTGCTTTTCACGTTCAGCATAACGAGCTCGCTGTTCATCTGTTACCTTGTTTATACAACGGTGACAGCTAACGCCTCGTTTGTACTCTGGCAATTGCATTTCTTCTTTAGTAATTGGCATACGACAAGCGTGGCATTGATCGTATTTACCTTTTTCTAAAGAATGATCAACGGCAACACGATCATCAAAAACAAAGCAGTCGCCTTGCCATAAAGTATTCTCTTGTGGCACTTCTTCTAGGTATTTTAAAATGCCGCCTTCGAGGTGATACACTTCATCAAAGCCTTGCTCTTTCATATAGGCAGTAGACTTTTCACAACGAATGCCACCGGTACAGAACATGGCTACTTTTTTGTGTTTAGCCGGGTCTAAATTCTCTTTAACATATTGCGGAAACTCTCTAAAGGTTTCTGTTTCAGGGTTTACTGCGTATTTGAACGTGCCAATTTCAATCTCATAATCATTACGAGTATCAACCAGTAAGACCTCAGGATCCGAAATTAACGCATTCCAGTCTTGTGGCTTAACATAAGTACCGACAACTTGTTTAGGGTCGATACCTTCAACGCCCATGGTAACGATTTCTTTTTTAAGCTTAACTTTACAACGCTTAAAAGGAGCTTCACTGGTAAACGATTCTTTATGAGATAAGTTGGCTAAACGTTCATCGGCTTGTAAAAATGCCAATACATTATTAATACCATCACGAGAGCCGGCGATAGTGCCGTTAATGCCTTCGTTGGCAATTAATAGGGTGCCTTTAACATCGTTAGTTTCCATGGCGTTATGGATAGGTTTTCTTAGCTGTTCAAAGTTTTCTAAAGTGACAAACTTATAAAGTGCACAAACAACAAATTGTGACATGGTAATTCCTCTGCTGACCAGAACGTAAATCTGGCGCTAATTAGGTTAATCAATATTGAGCTTTATTATGTGATATGGGTAACCACAACAAAGGCGGGGATTATACCTAGTTAGAATAATTATACCAAGTTTAACTTTTCAATACTAAGAACTGTGCATTGATTGTGGTGTATTTGCCAGCGAATATTCAAATCATATAAGCTCATGCCATATTCTTGTAATTCGGTATTTGCTTTTTTATACGCCGGCCTTGGATCTTGACTTAAA of Thalassotalea fonticola contains these proteins:
- a CDS encoding proline--tRNA ligase is translated as MRTSQYLLSTLKETPANAEVISHQYMLRAGLIRPVASGLYTWLPTGLKVLKKVENIVREEMDRAGAIEMLMPLVQPADLWEESGRWEDYGPELARLKDRHNRSFVLGPTHEEVITKLISFELNSYKQLPLNMYQIQTKFRDEIRPRFGVMRGREFLMKDAYSFHLSTECLDKTYQEMHAAYCRIFERLGLDYRPVIADTGSIGGDASHEFHVLAESGEDDIAFSSHSDYAANIEKAEALAPAGERAPAEMGISKVATPDVHTIEELCKFFDVAANQVAKTLLVVGECEEGDTAPIVALVLRGDHTLNELKAEKIAGIASPLAFASEEQITAAANCDAGSIGPVGLNITVIVDRSAAHLSDFICGANETGFHFTGTNFERDIKDYTVADIRNVVAGDPSPCGNGSIEIKRGIEVGHIFQLGEKYAKAMGAAVLNDQGKNQTLTMGCYGIGVSRIVAAAIEQNNDANGIIWPEAIAPFKVVIIPMNMHKSHRVHETAEQLYSDLKAAGIEVMIDDRKERPGVMFKDMELIGIPHSIIVGERNLDNAEVEYKSRISGDKSTLKIADVLEFIKAK
- the trhO gene encoding oxygen-dependent tRNA uridine(34) hydroxylase TrhO, whose translation is MSQFVVCALYKFVTLENFEQLRKPIHNAMETNDVKGTLLIANEGINGTIAGSRDGINNVLAFLQADERLANLSHKESFTSEAPFKRCKVKLKKEIVTMGVEGIDPKQVVGTYVKPQDWNALISDPEVLLVDTRNDYEIEIGTFKYAVNPETETFREFPQYVKENLDPAKHKKVAMFCTGGIRCEKSTAYMKEQGFDEVYHLEGGILKYLEEVPQENTLWQGDCFVFDDRVAVDHSLEKGKYDQCHACRMPITKEEMQLPEYKRGVSCHRCINKVTDEQRARYAEREKQMNLAKARGESHIGSEVTKTIEQRRQDKKAKVKQQQESA